In Bacillota bacterium, one DNA window encodes the following:
- a CDS encoding L-lactate dehydrogenase → MAVKIAVIGAGAVGATVAYTLLTADLANELVLIDINRERAAGEAMDIADGTPFTGPVRIYAGDYEDCREALIIVFTAGANQHPGETRLELAARNTKVVREVIDRLLRHWSGGVLLMVTNPVDVLTYAALRFSGLPQNAVIGSGTVLDSARFRHLLSRHCRVDGRNVHAYVLGEHGDSEVFVWSRAAIAGIHVDEFCDRRGVPRPDRRELSERVRRAAAEIIARKGATYYGVSLSVRRICEAVVRDQESVLTVSGLVEGYCGVTETAFSLPTVVGRRGRLKVLDIPLAPEEQQALCRSAGILKQAQRDNGL, encoded by the coding sequence ATGGCGGTAAAGATAGCGGTTATCGGCGCGGGAGCCGTGGGAGCGACAGTGGCCTACACTTTGCTGACCGCGGACCTGGCCAATGAACTGGTCCTGATCGACATCAACCGGGAGCGGGCCGCAGGAGAGGCGATGGACATCGCCGACGGCACCCCTTTCACCGGTCCGGTCCGAATTTACGCCGGCGATTACGAAGACTGCCGGGAAGCCTTGATCATCGTGTTCACCGCCGGCGCGAACCAGCACCCCGGGGAGACCCGCTTGGAACTCGCCGCCCGGAACACCAAGGTGGTACGGGAGGTCATCGACCGGCTGCTCCGGCACTGGAGCGGCGGAGTGCTGCTGATGGTCACCAACCCGGTGGACGTGCTCACTTACGCCGCTCTGCGCTTTTCGGGACTCCCCCAAAACGCCGTCATCGGTTCCGGCACCGTCCTGGACAGCGCCCGCTTCCGGCACCTGCTGAGCCGCCATTGCCGGGTGGACGGCCGGAACGTGCACGCCTACGTGCTGGGAGAACACGGTGATTCGGAAGTGTTTGTCTGGAGCCGGGCGGCCATCGCCGGCATCCATGTGGACGAATTCTGCGACCGGCGCGGGGTGCCGCGGCCCGACCGGCGGGAGCTGTCAGAGCGGGTGCGCCGGGCGGCCGCCGAGATCATCGCCCGCAAAGGAGCCACCTATTACGGGGTGAGCTTAAGCGTGCGGCGGATTTGCGAGGCGGTGGTCCGGGACCAGGAAAGCGTGCTGACCGTCTCCGGATTGGTGGAAGGGTACTGCGGGGTAACGGAAACGGCCTTCAGCCTGCCTACCGTCGTGGGCCGCCGGGGGCGGCTGAAGGTGCTGGACATACCTCTTGCGCCGGAAGAGCAACAAGCGCTTTGCCGCTCGGCCGGCATCCTGAAGCAGGCGCAGCGCGACAACGGGCTGTGA